In the genome of Mustelus asterias unplaced genomic scaffold, sMusAst1.hap1.1 HAP1_SCAFFOLD_548, whole genome shotgun sequence, the window gaaagagagacaaGCCATAAATATACAAAGACAAAATGTGAAATTGAGTTGAACTAATCTGGTAAATTGTGGGATTCGGACGAGGACATAGTGGatatgaaagctgctggattgtgacaAAGCCTCAAACTGTTCACCAATGCACTGAGGGAAAGGAGCCCTCCACCTCTTCAGAGCCAACAACAAGAATCCAGCCTTTATGCGTGAAGAGGGAGAGGTCGGGAGGAGGGTGACGGAGAGAGACTTTATACATCAGCAACTCAACCAGGATTTTGGCAGAATCTCCTCAACCCACAATCTTCCCCACCTGGAAGTACCAGAGCAGCTGGGACATGGGCAAACCAAACAACTTCCTGACTTGGACaaatatcactgtcccttcaacGTGACTGGGTTAAAATTCTAATACTCTTGCATTGTGGGAGCACCTTTActatatggactgcagaggttcaagaagaagAAGGCCAACTATCACCATCACAAAGGACAATTGGTGATTGGTAACGTATCGCTGTCTGTGATAGTAATTCAGGACAAATACCTGGGCCTTTTTTGTTCTTTTGCAAATCTGTATGAAACCTGCaatttcataagatataggagcagaattagaccattcggcccctcgagtccgctccgccattcaatcatggctgatatgcttctcatccccattttcctgccttctccccataacctttcaacccataaccaattaaaaatctgtctaactcctccttaaattactcactgcccagcatccaccgcactttggggtagcaaattccacagatgaaAGGAAAACAAGGAAACAAAACCAATGACCGCTACAATCCAGGAGGACAAGGACAGTGGACAGGTGGGGAAAACCACTACCTGGAAGtccccccccaagccactcagcatcttgacttggaaatatgtcactgttccttcaatgtcattggatcaaaatcctggaattccctccctaacaacactgtggatgtacctacaccacatagactgcagcgattcaagaaggcagctcaccaccaccttttcaaaggcaattaaggatggccaataaatgctagtctagccaACGACTAGAATCAATTGAACAATTTAAAAAATGACTTGGAATATCCATCAGAAAACAATCCTGACAGTTACTCAAATAAATACTTCACTCAGTCACACCAGCTTCTGAGTTTATATTTGACTGAAATAGTTGGATtttgctgctgtttgtggaaaaCTTTGGGGCATTttcccagtccattacgcaaactagcctcccatccattgactccatctacacttcccgctgcctcggaaaagcagccaacataatcgagaatgtcacacaccccggacttactctcttcaaccttcttctgacaagaaaaaggtacaaaagtctgagatcatgtgccaaccgattcaagaacaccttcttccctgctaccatcagacttctgaataacCTAATTCTCATTaatttgatcttcctctacagcctaactgtgactgtaatactacattctgcactctctcctttccttccctatgtacagtatgctttgtctgtatagtgcacaaggaataatgcttttcactgtacactaatacatgtgacaataataaatcaaatcaaaaaagaaccccacacactccggacacactctcttccaccttcttccatcgggaaaaaggataaaaaagtctgagatcaggtaccaactgactcaaaaacagcttaatgcctgctgccatcagacttttgaatggagctgacttatattaagttgatcttttgctacaccctggatatgactgtaacactacattctgcacccttttctttccttctctcctatctgctctatgaatggaatgctttgtctgtacagtgcgcaagaaataataattttcactgtaaaccataacgtgacaataataaatcaaaattatcCACCAGTTCCCACTTCTGTTCTTTCTGATGAATGAAGGATCTGTGCACAGCTTTTTCGACCCTCCTCccaatctccacatcacagcaaaaAAATCACCAGTCAATAATAACGACTTTCAATGACGGAGGGTTTACCCAGCATTCGCCGCGGTGGTGAATGTCCCCTATTTACACCAGAGGAAGGTACTGCGCAGCCGCAGTATCGCTCAGTATTGGAGCATGCGCACTGTCAGTCATGGCGATGGGGTGAGTCTCTCTTTTTGTCTCTTTGCCACGGGGAAGGAAACGGAAACTCTGAGGGAGCGATGGAGCCGGCTCTGGAGAAGAAGAGTTTCTAAACACCTGGCGGGTGCCTCAAACCCCGATTGAGATTCGTGTTTGCAGCTCCGGATCTTTTTTCCCCCCGAAACCCAAGTCCAGTCCAACGGCCACCATCTTGGATCAGCGAGAGGCGCATGCGCCAGGGTCTTCATGACGCAACAGTGAGGGCGGGGCTTAGGTTTTACAGTTCCTCCCGGGTCCCAGTTTCCAGCACATCAGCGTgaatattattgattagtgtcagaaggaggcttacattgacactacaatgaagttactgtgaaaatcccccagtcgccacactccgacacctgttcaggtacacagagagaatttagcacggccagtgcacctaaccagcacatctttcggactgtgggaggaaacctgagcacctgaaggaaacccacacagacacagggataatgtgcaaactctacacagacagtgacccaatccgggaactgAAGCCaggtctaaccactgtgtcaccgtgcctcccAGCAAACTGGGCAACAGGTGTCTAAACAGTTTCACCCGCTCCCAGCCTGCAGCTGATGTTTGCAGAAGTCCATGAAccatgtacatattcagtgtgagaggTTGCAGTCCCTGAAGGAGCTGCTTCTCCACTTTTAGTTCCACTTCTATTCTGCCCCACGCTCCTAATCATTGGCTGCCCATGTGGAGGAGGCTTGGGAGGTCAGAGGATCTTTTCCTGGATCTGCTCTTGGGGCTGGTTAAAACAGTGATTTGTAGATCTGCATGGGGTAACTTGGCTGTCGGCCTCTCTCCCACGGTCTTGTCCATGCTCGTGTGGTCCTGGAGAAGAACCGTGCAGTGTCGACTGGAACACTCGATACCTCCCACAACtcagggtacagagtgtctcatagacactggaaacaaagttctgGTTTAGTTGAGATGGAAGTTTGATTGGACCACAAGATTGGGGAAACAAAAGATAAAAGAATATTCcatggaaactagaattgtctgttctgactttctatcctgtgctgacagcGATACTGACTCTGTCAATATCTTTTACAAGGTCCACGAGGGCGATGAATTGCtgatgggaaactgaaaccaaacatcacatcaagagcTGACAGAGTCCCtcaattcatcagaacctgaatatcatcgacctttaaatgtggaaggagaaatgtttttctattttggcggtgaggaaagatttcaaacatcagtgtgactggaaaagcaccaagacatacacacacacctgggtgagagtgttccagtaaaCTGACtgaggaaagagctttaaccagttacacagcctgattttttttaaaaactcactatTCACAGCAGAGAGCCAAAGGATGAGAAgatcttggagcagaattaggccattgggcccattcagtctgctcaCTAttcactgatctgatataatcctgaattccactttcctgccttatccccatgacccttgattcctttactgagaAATAATACACACGTTctttgtgtggacaaggcttgaacAGATTGTTTAACCTCGAcggacacaaggacacccaaggaaACCacggaaatgtggggactgtgggaagggattcagttacccttcgctgctggaaatacatcgccgcagtcacactggggagaaaccattcacttgctctgtgtgcaggaagggattcattcagtcatcccacctgctgacccaccagcaagttcacattgaAGATGGAagacaatgtggagaagtgtgaggttatgcactttggaaggaggaatggaggcgtagactattttctaaatgggaaaatgcttaggaaatcagaaacacaaaaggacttgggagtccgtgttcaagattctcttaaggttaacctgcaggttcagttggcagttaggaaggaaaatgcaatgttagcattcatgtcgagagggctagaatacaagagcagggatgtacttctgaagctgtctaaggctctggtcaggctcCATTTGGactattatgagcagttttgggcctcgtatctaaggaaggatgtgctggccttggaaagggtccagaggaggttcacaagaatgatccctggaatgaagagcttgtcgtatgaggaacggttgaggactctgggtctgtactggttggagtttagaaggatgaggggggatcttattgaaacttacaggatactgcgaggcctggatagtgtggatgtggagaggatgtttccactagtaggaaaaactagaaccagagggaacacaacctcaggctaaagggatgatcctttaaaacagagatgaggaatttcttcagccagagagtggtgaatctgtggaagtctttgccgcaggaggctgttgaggccaggtcattgagtgtctttaagacagaggtcgataggttcttgattaataaggggatcagcggttattgggaaaaggtaggagaatggggatgagaaaaatatcagccatgattgaatggtggagcagacgcaatgggccaagtggcctaattctgctcctatgtcttatggtcttattgggaAGAGTGTGGGGTTGGGAGttatttaagacaaagattgaTATCGGATACAAAGGGAATTTAGCATTATGGGGAGGGtgaagatcaggcatgatcttattgagtagcagagcaggcctgaagggctgaatggcctcttcctgcttctatttcttatgtttaatCAGCAACTTCCTCATTAGTGTAgaggttagtatccccgcctgtcagGGGACGCGGTGGTAtagtggtatcgtcactggactagcaatccagagacccagggtgatcctctgggaacccaggttcaaattccagcgcggcagatggtgaaatttgaattcaataaaaatatggaattaaatgtctgatgatgaccatgaaaccattgtcaattgttgtaaaaacccatctggttcaccatctgatcctttagggaaggaaatctgccatccttacccggtctggcctacaatgtgactccagatcctcagcaatgtggtcgactcttaaatgccctcagagatgggcaacaaatgctggcccagccagtgaccctCACATCCCATGGACGAATAAAAAAAGATTAACCCTCAGTCTGGTTCCCCTCAAACTGCTGAGTGAGTGAAGTTAATCTTCTTTCACAAATTACCAAGACATCAGACTATACGTCAGGACATGAACATTATTTGTTGGTTACAAATTGCAGTTAAATTTGGCACACAGACCCTTTCTAGACATGTCTAAATGTAATCAGAGTTATCCTGCAGTTCAAAACTAATGGGGAGAACTAGTTCACAAAACAAGTAACCAAGGTCCTACAGGATAGTCAGTGATTCACTGTAAGTCAGCCCTAATGGATGCTGAGTATTCATTACAGCAGGGACCAGAGTCTGAGGATATAAACTGTTAAATTTACTTTCAGAATAATTCCTTCAATATCTGACAAGTTAATAACTTTGAACAACCTGTCAAACAGCTCAAAACAACATGTGATTACCAACATTCAGAGCTAACACAGTCTCATCCTAGAGCTGCAAGAttggactgtgatctgtttattgttcatcttTATTTCAACACGGTTTCTAAATGATATAAATTTAAAATGAGGTTTGCAGACATGACGATCTATTGTTTGAGAGATGCGGTGGGGTACATGCTCAGTCTAACATGGGTAACTGACATTAGAGATCAGcttcaactgtcagaatgaacatgtttCAGTCCTGGATGGGATTAACAGCACCAATACCTGCAAAATATAACTTCTGTAATCACTGTGAACTCGCTGCTGTGTCACCAGATGGGGTAAGTGAGAGAATCCActtccacactgggaacaggtgaatggtctctccccagtgtgaatttatTGATGGGTCAGCAGGTTGGAGgatcgagtgaatctcttcccccactcggagcagctgaacggtctctcccgagtgtgaactcgctggtgtccagtgAGATGAGATGATCGCTTGAATCCAGTCTTActgtgagagcacctgaatggtctctcctcagtgtgaacacgttgatgttactgcagttccccagaacttttaaagcacttcccacactctggacgtttaaaaggtctctcgtcagtgtgaacacgctggtgttttttaaaattcatttattagtcacaagtaaggcttacattaacactgcaatgaagttactgtgtaattcccctagtcgcaacagtccagcgcctgttcgggtcaatgcacctaaacagcgcatctttcagaatgtgggaggaaactggagcacccagaggaaactcacgcagacacggggagaacatgcaaactccacacagacaatgacccaagccgggaatcgaacctgggtccctggcgttgtgaggcagcagtgttaacctactgtgccactgtgccatccccgtGTCTGAAGGTGGGGTTATGTcctgaaactcttcccacactgtgagcagCTGAACGGTGATCTGCTGCTTCCGGCTTCTTCCCACAATCTCCAACAAAGAAAGCAGCTCCCTCCGCCAGCCACCCACACAACCCGCCcagatagataaaagcaaaatactgcggatgctggaatttcaaacaaaaacagaaaatgctggaaaatctcagcaggtctgacagcatctgtggcaagccaacgttttgagtctagatgacccttcctcagagccgATTGACTGCAGGTTCAGAGATGTGGATTCAGGGTTAGGGAAACTGGGAACTTGATCCAGTGGTCTAGCGGAAGGGAGGGAAACAGCAGAGGAatctgatcagattgtctcaatcttagtaacgaagaagctccatgagctcctcacacttgttggaggtgaggatggaggagacaggggagagggagagcccttCAAAAAAAACTAACTTGTTTCAGAGATATTGAAGAGTTGGCATTGTATTTAATACATAGTTGATTTATTTGACATTTATTTTCAATTTCCTAAACCTAGTCTGAGAAGTCTCTCATTGGTCAGAATACGTTGCTTGTAGATCATTTCAAAGGTTTCTCCAGTGGGAACTCAGTGTCCTTTCTGCTGAAATGACACTAAGTGAATCCCATCTGTCATTCggggcagctgaatggtctctccccagtgagaAGCTGCTGTTTTGTcggggtggcacgatagcacagtggttagcactgctgcctcaaaacgccagggacctgggttcaattcctggtttgggtcactgtctgtgtggcgtttgcacgttctccccgtgtctgcgtgggtttcctccgggtgctctggtttcctcccacattctgaaagacgtgctggttaggtgcattgacccgagcaggcaccggagtgtggcaactaggggattttcacaataacttcattgcagtgttaatgtaagctaacttgtgatgaataaactttacttttttctaCTTTAGGAGGGTGGCTGTTGAGTGAATCCGttcccaaacatggacaaagtgaatggtctctccccagtgtgagctcgttggtgtctcaacaggttggatgactgagtgaatctcttcccacacttggagcaggtgaacggcctttccccagtgtgactgcgctggtgtgtaatgaggtcagatgatcgcctgaacccagtcccgcagtgagagcatctgaacggtctctcgtcagtgtgagtaCGGCGATGGGACCCCAGGTCCCAGGAACTTTTAAAGCActgcccacagtctgagcatttaaaaggtctctcatcagtgtgaacttgctggtgtctctgtaggtgggaggaccgagtgaatcccttcccgcacatgGAGCAGgtaaaaggcctctccccagtgtgaatttgctggtgtgttagcaggtcggatgaccgagtgaatcccttcccacacacagagcaagtgaagaaccgctccccagtgtgaacttgccgaTGTGTCAACAGATTGGTAGAATTAATGAATGCTtttccacactctgagcaggtgaacggtctctccccagtgtgaactcgctcgtgtgtccgcagcgttgatgactgagtgaatcccttcccacactgagggcaggtgaatggcgtcTCCCGAGTGTGAATGCATCGATGAGTCTCCAGCTTAGATtggtaattgaatcccttcccacagtccccacatttccatgattTTTCCTTGTTATGACTGCATTTATGTTCtaacaggtcagatgattggttgaagcctcgtccacacacagaacatatgcagattctccccactgtgaatggtgctttttccttccattttCAAAATCCAATGATATTCTGGTTAAAATGAGCGACTGTCAGATCTTGATGTAATGCTCACAGTGAGCTTcgtgactgcaaatcctcctgttCTAatcccctgtgaaattgatttaaaatagaaaaaagggaatgagagagaatccacaaaaacacaaacacaGGTCATGAAATTGAGGCCAGCactaggaaaaagtgaccattAAAACTGGTGCGTTGTCataacccaactgattcactcatgtccttcacgGAAGGAAACCCGCCACTTggtctaaagttttaaagtttattcatttatgtcacaagtaggcttacattaacactgcaatgaagttactgtgaaaatcctctagttgccacacccggcgcctgttcaggtacactgaaggaaaatttagcatggccaatgcacctaaccagcacgtctttcggactgtgggaggaaaccagagaacccagaggaaacccacgcagacacggggagaatgtgcagactccatgcagaaagtgaccaaagccaggattcaaacccgggtccctagcgctgtgaggcagcagtgctaaccactgtgccacccgacctAGAATGTAGCCTCAATGGGAGGaggagagttggggtgggggagagggcctaggtaagacactctgtcacaaagccggtgcagacttgatgggctgaatagcctccttctgcactgtagggattctatgaatggactCAAGGCTGGGTGAAGCATATTTTTAACCCACACGGGAGCCAAGGGTTACCAGTGGTGTGGGTATGCAGGGCAGGGTCAGGAAAGTTGTGTGCACACAAGCCATGATCCTGCTGAATTGAAAGTAttattgatggaccgaatggcctcttcctgaacCTAATTCTGATGTTCCTCTGATGGAGGGACACGTGGCCATGAGCAGATGGTGACCCTGAGCCCGGGCCCGTCGCCACGTCCTGAGCCCGGGCCCGTCACCACACCCTGAACCCGGGCTCGTCACGTGCCCTGAACCCGGGCTCGTCGCCGTGCCCTGAGCCCGGGCCTGTCACCgtgccctgaacccgggcccgtcaccgtgccctgaacccgggcctgtcaccgcgccctgaacccgggcccatCACCGTGCCCCGAACCCGggccctgaacccgggcctgtcGCCGCGCCCTGAACCTGGGCCTGTCACCgtgccctgaacccgggcctgtcACCGCGCCCTGTGCTCAGACTGAGGAGACAATGATTTTCTCTCCTGGTAACTGGGACCCTGAAACCCCGCCCACTATCTATTGCGTCACGGGGATAGCCACGCATGCGCCCTGCTCCCTGCTGAACAAAGATGGCGGCAGCGGCACTG includes:
- the LOC144486983 gene encoding uncharacterized protein LOC144486983; the protein is MSHQLIHSDERPFRCSHCEAGFKRSYQPSLHQRTHTGERPYTCSQCGKKFTQSPHLRLHERVHSGEKPFTCTVCKKKFAHSFHMLKHQRGHKCGPSKIRDIFVIETLIGQDGFIIQWRCYYPTFVADVKCICSVCGRGFNQSSDLLEHKCSHNKEKSWKCGDCGKGFNYQSKLETHRCIHTRETPFTCPQCGKGFTQSSTLRTHERVHTGERPFTCSECGKAFINSTNLLTHRQVHTGERFFTCSVCGKGFTRSSDLLTHQQIHTGERPFTCSMCGKGFTRSSHLQRHQQVHTDERPFKCSDCGQCFKSSWDLGSHRRTHTDERPFRCSHCGTGFRRSSDLITHQRSHTGERPFTCSKCGKRFTQSSNLLRHQRAHTGERPFTLSMFGNGFTQQPPS